A single region of the Halorubrum depositum genome encodes:
- the upp gene encoding uracil phosphoribosyltransferase has translation MTIEDRDDAYLITHALAKDTLSRLRDVETEQVAFRKGLVKLGRICGYEIIDGAMETEYVPVETPLQETTGERVKGLDDVVIINVLRAATPFVEGLLKAFPRAKQGVISAGRDEEAGMTDGEFPITIDYVKLPEIGPDDTVIVADPMLATGSTMCAVLDHVLGDADDFEDLFVLSAVSAPDGLVRVSEQVPEAKLLTVAIDDYLDDDGFIVPGLGDAGDRAFRTV, from the coding sequence ATGACGATCGAAGACCGCGACGACGCGTACCTCATCACGCACGCGCTGGCGAAGGACACCCTCTCGCGGCTCCGGGACGTCGAGACCGAGCAGGTCGCCTTCCGGAAGGGGCTCGTGAAGCTCGGCCGCATCTGCGGCTACGAGATCATCGACGGCGCGATGGAGACGGAGTACGTCCCGGTGGAGACCCCGCTGCAGGAGACCACCGGCGAGCGCGTGAAGGGGCTCGACGACGTGGTCATCATCAACGTCCTCCGGGCCGCGACCCCGTTCGTCGAGGGGCTCCTGAAGGCGTTCCCCCGGGCGAAACAGGGCGTCATCTCCGCCGGCCGCGACGAGGAGGCCGGGATGACCGACGGGGAGTTCCCGATCACCATCGACTACGTGAAGCTGCCCGAGATCGGCCCCGACGATACCGTCATCGTCGCCGACCCGATGCTCGCGACCGGCTCGACGATGTGCGCGGTGCTCGACCACGTCCTCGGGGACGCCGACGACTTCGAGGACCTGTTCGTCCTCTCGGCGGTCTCCGCGCCCGACGGGCTCGTCCGCGTGAGCGAGCAGGTGCCCGAGGCGAAGCTGCTGACCGTCGCGATCGACGACTACCTCGACGACGACGGGTTCATCGTCCCCGGGCTCGGCGACGCCGGCGACCGCGCGTTCCGGACGGTCTGA
- a CDS encoding DUF7569 family protein has protein sequence MSNAPTTEPCDDCGEPTTDALARTVRLSVDRANIDTQRLCPDCFADWIQRYQDRLGSGPDASDESSEIIVD, from the coding sequence ATGAGCAACGCGCCGACGACCGAGCCGTGCGACGACTGCGGCGAGCCGACGACGGACGCGCTCGCGCGGACCGTCCGGCTGAGCGTCGACCGGGCGAACATCGACACCCAGCGGCTCTGTCCCGACTGCTTCGCCGACTGGATCCAGCGCTATCAGGACCGGCTCGGCTCCGGCCCCGACGCGTCCGACGAGAGCTCCGAGATCATCGTCGACTGA
- the thrC gene encoding threonine synthase yields MDLAIDAPAPAAPDCAADGTWLACIECDETFGPFEDVRYTCDACDGLLEVRYADPPTFDEFGSGASSDGPERGVWRYREALPFDLGVTLPEGDTPLHRVPRIEESVGVDALRIKHEGMNPTGSFKDRGMTVGVRVAKELGVGALACASTGNTSAALAAYGGRGDMQTLVLLPEGKVAAGKVAQASLHGARILEVDGNFDSCLDIVQELAARGEAYLLNSLNPFRLEGQKTIGFEILEEFYADYGTFPDRIVLPVGNAGNTSALYKGFRELVQAGALDVGEVPKLTGVQAEGAAPMVEAIEEGNDEIRRWEEVETRATAIRIGNPVNAPKAIPGIRNTGGTAVAVSDAEITAAQRHLAAEGVGVEPASAASLAGLKKLRRSGVVDDDERVVCLTTGHLLKDPEAAYEAGGDPEPVPNDVDAVLDHLHG; encoded by the coding sequence ATGGACCTCGCCATCGACGCCCCGGCCCCGGCGGCGCCCGACTGCGCCGCCGACGGGACGTGGCTCGCCTGCATCGAGTGCGACGAGACGTTCGGCCCCTTCGAGGACGTCCGGTACACCTGCGACGCGTGCGACGGGCTCCTGGAGGTTCGCTACGCCGATCCGCCGACGTTCGACGAGTTCGGGTCGGGCGCCTCCTCCGACGGCCCCGAGCGCGGCGTCTGGCGCTACCGCGAGGCGCTCCCCTTCGACCTGGGCGTCACGCTCCCCGAGGGCGACACCCCGCTCCACCGCGTCCCGCGGATCGAGGAGTCGGTCGGCGTCGACGCGCTCCGGATCAAACACGAGGGGATGAACCCGACCGGCTCGTTCAAGGACCGCGGGATGACCGTCGGCGTCCGCGTCGCGAAGGAGCTCGGCGTCGGCGCGCTCGCCTGCGCCTCCACCGGGAACACCTCGGCCGCGCTCGCCGCCTACGGCGGGCGCGGCGACATGCAGACGCTCGTGCTCCTCCCGGAGGGGAAGGTCGCCGCGGGGAAGGTCGCGCAGGCGAGCCTCCACGGCGCCCGCATCCTGGAGGTCGACGGCAACTTCGACTCCTGTCTCGACATCGTCCAAGAGCTGGCCGCCCGCGGCGAGGCGTACCTGCTCAACTCCCTGAACCCGTTCCGCTTGGAGGGCCAGAAGACGATCGGCTTCGAGATCTTAGAGGAGTTCTACGCCGACTACGGGACGTTCCCGGACCGGATCGTCCTCCCCGTCGGCAACGCGGGCAACACCTCGGCCCTCTACAAGGGGTTCCGCGAGCTCGTCCAGGCGGGCGCGCTCGACGTCGGCGAGGTGCCCAAACTCACCGGGGTGCAGGCCGAGGGCGCCGCGCCGATGGTCGAGGCGATCGAGGAGGGGAACGACGAGATCCGCCGGTGGGAGGAGGTCGAGACGCGCGCGACCGCCATCCGCATCGGCAACCCGGTCAACGCGCCGAAGGCGATCCCCGGCATCCGCAACACCGGCGGCACCGCCGTCGCCGTCAGCGACGCGGAGATCACCGCGGCGCAGCGCCACCTCGCCGCCGAGGGCGTCGGCGTCGAGCCCGCCTCCGCGGCGAGCCTCGCCGGCCTGAAGAAGCTCCGGCGCTCCGGCGTCGTCGACGACGACGAGCGCGTCGTCTGCCTGACGACGGGGCACCTCCTGAAGGACCCCGAAGCGGCCTACGAGGCCGGCGGCGACCCCGAGCCCGTCCCGAACGACGTGGACGCGGTGCTCGATCACCTGCACGGCTGA